One genomic segment of Alkalimarinus alittae includes these proteins:
- a CDS encoding fatty acid cis/trans isomerase, translating into MLIRSLSRYGCIATLLLLIVAGCSSIYTTDYDELYGSAEVTDRNIDWSEFQGRAKRGHVSFIHDVKPILDSRCVACHACNDAPCQQKLTSYEGIDRGASKARVYEAARLSSADPTRLFIDAKTTQEWRDKGFYPILNERIESAEADLMGSLLFRVLNQKFINPLSDHGGTPKPLPDTFDLSLDRSQQCPTIEEFDYYETQKPLWGMPFGLPGLNTKELSTINQWLAEGAKFDPLPSISKQAHQAVIEWEAFFNTPSLKQQLVSRYIYEHLFLGHIRFDTNPKREFFRLVRSYTPPGKAIEEIPTVRPYDPPGVDQVYYRLRPVKSTIVDKTHLVYALNDARMNRFKHLFLAPNYTVESLPSYDPEQASNPFTTFAAIPAKSRYTFLLDEAQYFIGGFIKGPVCRGQIALNVIDDQFWTLFLNPESDTISNDTGFITQQAENLRLPAASEDTLSPIDIWFRFANAQKDYRKAKNKYLDARYKSGIENSLDNIWSGRNTNLLDASNNPVANDNAALTIFRHYDSATVVKGLVGREPKTVWVLDYPIFERIHYLLVAGFNVYGNAGHQLSTRLYMDYLRMESENNFLDFLPSSQRKPVRDSWYKGTHNSMISYFDKPLAGSERETRIAYQTEDSKTELLGYIENHLSPLDLSDRLNRCDKKPCTPTQLEGVEKRVFPEVQRLASITGTQLNIIPELVYLIIEPSNTTESAISYSLIHNRAHSNISYLLDEDSRLEPENDTLTVTPYYVGSYPNFYFHVNEARLADFVDQLSAIHTPEDEESFIQEFGVRRTDSRFWAINDWLNQDYLNQEPINAGWFDLSRYENK; encoded by the coding sequence ATGCTGATTCGTTCACTTTCTCGCTATGGTTGTATCGCCACTTTATTGCTCCTTATCGTTGCCGGATGTAGCAGTATATATACTACTGACTACGACGAGCTTTATGGCAGTGCTGAAGTAACAGACCGAAATATTGATTGGAGCGAGTTTCAAGGGCGAGCAAAACGTGGTCACGTCTCCTTTATCCACGATGTTAAGCCTATACTCGACTCTCGCTGCGTAGCCTGTCACGCATGTAATGATGCGCCTTGCCAACAAAAGCTAACGTCTTATGAGGGGATTGATAGAGGCGCCAGTAAAGCCCGAGTTTATGAAGCGGCACGGCTCTCTTCAGCCGACCCTACTCGCCTGTTCATAGATGCGAAGACCACCCAAGAGTGGCGTGATAAAGGGTTTTACCCCATTCTGAATGAGCGCATAGAAAGTGCTGAAGCCGACCTAATGGGGTCGCTATTGTTTCGCGTGCTTAATCAAAAGTTTATAAACCCATTATCAGATCACGGCGGCACACCTAAACCTCTCCCTGACACCTTTGACCTTAGCCTAGACCGAAGCCAACAATGCCCAACCATTGAAGAGTTCGATTACTACGAAACGCAAAAACCGCTATGGGGAATGCCCTTTGGTCTACCCGGTTTAAATACGAAAGAGCTTTCAACCATTAACCAATGGCTCGCTGAAGGCGCAAAATTTGACCCGCTACCGTCCATTTCTAAACAAGCGCATCAAGCAGTTATCGAATGGGAAGCCTTCTTCAATACCCCGTCATTAAAACAACAACTTGTCTCACGCTATATTTACGAACACTTGTTTCTTGGCCATATCCGTTTTGATACAAACCCTAAACGTGAGTTCTTCCGACTCGTGAGGTCTTACACGCCACCAGGAAAAGCTATTGAAGAAATACCGACCGTTCGCCCTTATGACCCTCCTGGGGTTGACCAGGTCTACTACCGCTTACGCCCGGTCAAATCAACGATTGTAGATAAAACGCATCTCGTGTATGCGCTAAATGACGCGCGAATGAATCGCTTTAAACACCTGTTTTTAGCGCCAAATTATACCGTTGAGTCGCTCCCCTCTTACGACCCAGAGCAAGCATCAAACCCTTTTACGACATTTGCGGCAATCCCTGCAAAATCAAGGTACACCTTTCTGTTGGACGAGGCCCAATACTTCATCGGTGGGTTTATTAAAGGGCCTGTCTGTCGAGGCCAAATCGCCCTAAATGTGATTGATGATCAGTTCTGGACGCTATTTTTAAACCCTGAAAGTGACACAATTAGTAATGACACAGGCTTTATTACACAGCAAGCAGAAAACCTCCGCCTACCCGCTGCCAGCGAAGACACACTAAGCCCTATTGATATATGGTTTCGCTTTGCCAATGCACAAAAAGACTATCGCAAGGCTAAAAATAAATACTTAGATGCTCGGTATAAAAGCGGCATAGAAAATAGCCTAGATAACATTTGGAGTGGCCGCAATACCAACCTTTTAGACGCAAGCAACAACCCTGTTGCCAACGATAACGCAGCGCTTACCATCTTTCGACACTACGATAGTGCAACCGTCGTAAAGGGATTGGTTGGTCGCGAGCCCAAGACTGTTTGGGTGCTCGATTACCCTATTTTCGAGCGTATTCATTACCTTCTGGTCGCGGGCTTTAACGTCTATGGCAACGCAGGTCACCAGCTATCAACGCGTTTATATATGGATTATTTGAGGATGGAGTCTGAAAATAATTTCCTCGATTTTCTACCTTCTTCACAACGTAAACCTGTCAGGGATAGCTGGTATAAAGGCACACACAATTCCATGATCAGCTACTTCGATAAGCCGCTCGCAGGCTCAGAGCGTGAAACACGAATTGCCTATCAAACAGAAGACAGCAAAACAGAATTACTAGGCTATATAGAGAACCATCTCTCACCGCTAGACTTATCAGACCGGTTAAACCGATGTGATAAAAAGCCTTGTACGCCCACCCAATTAGAAGGGGTGGAAAAACGTGTTTTTCCTGAAGTACAACGGTTGGCAAGCATAACCGGAACTCAGTTAAACATTATTCCTGAGTTGGTATATCTTATTATTGAGCCATCCAATACGACTGAGTCAGCAATTAGTTACTCTCTGATTCACAATCGTGCTCACTCTAATATTTCATACCTACTGGATGAAGATTCACGATTAGAGCCTGAAAACGATACCCTCACAGTCACACCCTACTATGTAGGCAGTTACCCGAATTTTTATTTCCACGTAAATGAAGCTCGACTGGCAGATTTTGTCGACCAACTAAGCGCCATTCATACCCCCGAAGACGAAGAATCATTCATCCAAGAATTTGGAGTTAGGCGAACAGACTCTCGGTTCTGGGCCATTAACGATTGGTTGAATCAAGATTATTTAAATCAAGAACCCATCAACGCAGGATGGTTTGATCTAAGTCGATATGAGAATAAGTGA
- a CDS encoding Yip1 family protein, which produces MSLGHTVGLLTHPDQEWEAIREEHESVSKLYLSHLFILALLPAVAAYYGTTQVGWQVGGSEIVKLTSSSALQLCALFYLATLTGIYMIGRAIDFFATTYGVGEHEHNGVILAAYTATPLLVVGIVAVYPVLWVNMLAGVAAVAYSVYLLYEGLPILMKIPEERGFMFATSVLTVGLVMLVGLLAITVIVWSVGVGPVYVS; this is translated from the coding sequence ATGAGCTTAGGACATACTGTTGGGCTATTGACCCATCCCGATCAAGAGTGGGAAGCAATCCGTGAAGAGCATGAGTCTGTAAGTAAACTCTATCTCTCGCATCTCTTTATTTTAGCACTGTTGCCTGCTGTGGCGGCTTATTATGGCACAACTCAAGTGGGTTGGCAGGTAGGTGGCAGTGAAATCGTTAAACTAACGTCGAGTAGTGCTTTGCAGTTGTGTGCGCTGTTTTATTTGGCAACCTTGACGGGTATTTACATGATAGGTAGAGCTATCGACTTTTTTGCCACAACTTATGGGGTCGGAGAACACGAGCATAATGGCGTGATTTTGGCCGCTTATACGGCAACACCTTTGTTAGTGGTGGGCATTGTTGCTGTTTACCCAGTGTTATGGGTGAATATGTTGGCAGGTGTCGCGGCTGTCGCGTACTCGGTTTACCTTTTATATGAAGGGTTACCTATCTTGATGAAAATTCCAGAAGAGCGTGGTTTTATGTTCGCAACATCAGTGCTGACTGTAGGGCTTGTCATGCTGGTAGGGTTATTAGCCATCACTGTTATTGTTTGGAGTGTCGGTGTCGGACCTGTTTATGTGAGTTAA
- the phnN gene encoding ribose 1,5-bisphosphokinase yields MAMINEHGRLFYLMGASGSGKDSILSGCRERLSNEGLYRDLRCFIAHRYITRRPELRGENHVWLSDEEFSRRVESQAFSMYWKANNFSYGVGVEVDNWLANGINVILNGSRGYLPSAMEKYSNAIVPVHIHVDPNDLRARLIKRGRESAEEIEKRIERAKKLNEGLGSYVQTIDNNGSLSAAVDSFFDIMNTECCGVTAL; encoded by the coding sequence ATGGCGATGATAAATGAGCATGGAAGACTATTTTATCTGATGGGTGCATCGGGGTCAGGTAAGGATTCAATCTTATCGGGTTGCCGAGAGCGCCTTTCTAATGAGGGACTCTATCGGGACTTGCGTTGTTTTATAGCACACCGCTATATCACTCGAAGGCCTGAGTTACGAGGCGAGAATCATGTCTGGCTGAGTGACGAAGAGTTTAGTAGGCGAGTAGAAAGTCAAGCATTTTCAATGTATTGGAAGGCTAATAACTTTTCTTATGGTGTGGGTGTAGAGGTAGATAATTGGTTAGCCAATGGCATAAACGTTATTCTTAACGGGTCGAGAGGCTACTTACCCAGCGCAATGGAAAAATACTCAAATGCTATAGTGCCTGTACATATTCACGTTGACCCTAATGACTTGAGAGCCAGATTAATTAAGCGCGGTCGTGAATCGGCAGAAGAAATCGAAAAACGAATTGAACGAGCCAAAAAATTAAATGAAGGACTGGGCTCGTATGTGCAAACCATTGATAATAATGGTTCCTTGTCTGCAGCCGTTGACTCGTTCTTCGATATTATGAACACAGAGTGTTGCGGTGTCACCGCACTATAA
- the phnL gene encoding phosphonate C-P lyase system protein PhnL, producing MTVMIDVQNLSKQFTLHNQGGINFTVLDDVSFNVRRGECVALHGTSGSGKSTLMRSLYANYKPQTGAIWVHNGVQTIDIANAEPRQIMRLREHTIGYVSQFLRVIPRVSTLDVVMEPLRMKGAGSDEAEARAAALLRRLNVPERLWALAPSTFSGGEQQRVNIARGFISDYPILLLDEPTASLDSKNRDVVVEMICEAKNKGTALVGIFHDEEVRSEVANRLIDLTNRTDVE from the coding sequence ATGACTGTAATGATTGATGTTCAGAATCTATCAAAGCAATTCACATTGCATAACCAAGGTGGGATTAATTTCACTGTATTGGATGACGTAAGTTTTAATGTCAGACGTGGCGAATGTGTTGCGCTACATGGCACATCAGGTAGTGGGAAAAGCACACTGATGCGCTCATTGTATGCTAACTACAAACCACAAACAGGGGCGATTTGGGTGCATAACGGCGTTCAAACAATTGATATTGCCAACGCAGAACCCCGGCAGATTATGCGACTAAGAGAGCATACGATCGGTTATGTTAGCCAGTTTCTGAGAGTGATACCCAGAGTGAGTACCTTAGATGTGGTAATGGAACCTTTACGAATGAAAGGGGCTGGGAGTGATGAAGCTGAAGCGCGAGCGGCTGCATTATTGAGACGACTAAATGTACCAGAGCGTCTTTGGGCGCTGGCGCCTTCGACGTTTTCAGGTGGTGAGCAGCAACGAGTGAATATTGCTCGAGGGTTTATTTCAGACTATCCGATATTACTGCTAGACGAACCAACGGCATCGCTGGATAGCAAAAATCGAGATGTTGTCGTTGAGATGATTTGTGAAGCAAAAAATAAAGGCACCGCGTTAGTTGGCATATTTCACGATGAAGAGGTGCGTTCAGAGGTAGCAAACCGTTTGATCGACCTGACTAATAGAACAGACGTAGAGTAA
- a CDS encoding alpha-D-ribose 1-methylphosphonate 5-triphosphate diphosphatase codes for MNKMILTNASVVTPTEMFKGTVVVGEDGMIEDISQSTSQVKGAIDCEGDFLVPGLVELHTDNLEKYFTPRPGVTWPSRSAVVTHDAQIVASGITTVFDALSLGDVVHGSSRLKNLEDMIGALKLAEDENVHRANHYLHLRCEVSYAGVLELFDALVDHPMVHLVSVMDHSPGQRQFVKEEKYREYYQGKYGFSDEQLVAFIRKQKEASALYSASSRHSIVDRCHLNDIPLASHDDATIAHADEARDNRMTVAEFPTTVEAAKASHQHGLSVLMGAPNIVRGGSHSGNVAAKELAENGVLDILSSDYYPASMMDAAFKLAKLENGYDLPKAIKTVTDTPAKSVGLSDRGAIEVGKRADLAWVKSEGDHPLIRHVWNKGLRVY; via the coding sequence ATGAATAAGATGATATTAACCAATGCTTCTGTTGTGACCCCCACTGAAATGTTTAAGGGTACCGTTGTTGTTGGCGAAGATGGGATGATTGAAGACATTTCACAATCAACCTCTCAGGTAAAAGGGGCGATTGACTGTGAAGGTGATTTTTTGGTGCCAGGGCTGGTAGAACTTCATACGGATAATTTGGAAAAATATTTTACCCCAAGACCTGGTGTAACGTGGCCTTCACGCTCAGCGGTTGTGACCCACGATGCGCAGATAGTCGCATCGGGTATTACCACTGTGTTTGATGCATTATCGTTGGGGGATGTGGTTCATGGCAGTAGCCGCCTAAAAAACCTCGAAGATATGATAGGCGCTCTAAAATTAGCAGAAGATGAAAATGTTCATCGAGCTAACCACTACCTCCATCTTCGTTGCGAGGTGAGTTATGCCGGAGTCTTGGAGTTGTTTGATGCTCTGGTTGATCATCCAATGGTTCATCTCGTGTCGGTGATGGATCACTCACCTGGGCAGCGCCAATTTGTGAAAGAAGAGAAGTATCGAGAATATTATCAGGGTAAATATGGTTTTAGTGATGAGCAGTTAGTGGCGTTTATTCGTAAACAAAAGGAGGCGAGTGCCCTGTATAGTGCTTCATCACGTCACTCTATTGTAGATCGTTGCCACTTGAATGATATTCCACTTGCTAGTCATGATGATGCCACTATTGCTCATGCCGATGAGGCGCGAGACAACCGAATGACAGTAGCTGAATTTCCGACCACCGTTGAGGCCGCTAAAGCGTCTCATCAACATGGCCTGAGTGTTTTAATGGGGGCGCCTAATATCGTAAGAGGGGGGTCTCATTCCGGTAATGTTGCGGCTAAAGAACTGGCTGAAAACGGGGTGCTAGATATTCTTTCATCTGATTATTATCCCGCTAGCATGATGGATGCAGCATTCAAGCTAGCTAAGCTTGAAAATGGTTACGATCTACCCAAAGCGATTAAAACGGTTACTGATACACCTGCAAAATCAGTGGGGCTCAGTGATAGGGGGGCTATTGAAGTGGGTAAACGAGCAGATTTGGCTTGGGTCAAATCTGAGGGAGATCATCCTTTGATCAGGCATGTCTGGAATAAAGGCCTTAGGGTTTATTAA
- a CDS encoding fatty acid cis/trans isomerase — protein sequence MLTNQLSRSFLLIIITALVVTGCAFGYKTNYDQMFGPAEVQEREISADESKVRTQQGKLSFVNDVKPILDARCIACHACNDAPCQQKLTSSEGIDRGASKAMVYDAARLTSADPTRLFIDAKSTQGWRDKGFYPILNERTQTTDADQMGSLLFRVLNQKMANPLPDHGGTPQPLPETFDLSLDRSQQCPTIEEFDHYEKQNPLWGMPFGLPGLSSAEFSTVSQWLAEGAKFDPVPPVSEQAQKAVTEWEAFLNTPSLKQQLASRYIYEHLFLGNLRFNSSPGREFFKLVRSYTPPGKSINEIPTVRPYDHPGVEQFYYRLRPITSTIVDKTHLVYELSDDRMKRFKTLFIEPEYTVDSLPSYDTTQASNPFITFAAIPARSRYIFLLDEAQYFISGFIKGPVCRGQVALNVIDDQFWALFLDPDKSAISKDTAFIAQQANNLRLPAASEGSLRFYDIWIKYAEGQKTYREAKEKYLDAQYTNGIENSLESIWSGSNNNLKDADNNALANDNAALTIFRHYDSATVVKGLIGSEPKTVWVLDYPLFERIHYLLVAGFNVYGNAGHQLSTRRYMDYLRMESENNFLDFLPIAQRKPIRNSWYKGTKIRVRNYFDRQFTGTERKTRVTYRTDNSKTELLGYMQGHLSSLDLSDPINRCDTKACIPNHLPAFEKRILPEIQRLASITGTQLNPIPELAYLRVEPSNKDESAVSYSLIHNRAHSNVSYLLDEDARLEPENDTLTVTPYYVGSYPNFYYNVNESQLTDFVDQLVAIQTPEDETAFVQRFGIRRTDPRFWAINDWVNEDYLKQEPIRSGWFDLNRYENR from the coding sequence ATGCTAACCAATCAACTTTCTCGCTCCTTTTTACTGATTATTATAACCGCCCTTGTCGTTACGGGCTGCGCATTCGGATACAAAACAAACTATGATCAGATGTTTGGCCCTGCCGAAGTGCAAGAGCGTGAAATTAGCGCCGATGAGTCTAAAGTGAGGACTCAGCAAGGCAAGTTATCCTTTGTAAACGATGTTAAACCTATTCTCGATGCTCGCTGTATAGCTTGTCACGCATGCAATGATGCCCCTTGCCAACAAAAATTAACATCTTCTGAGGGCATTGACCGAGGTGCCAGTAAAGCGATGGTTTATGACGCAGCTCGGCTGACCTCAGCAGACCCTACGCGGCTATTCATCGATGCAAAAAGTACTCAAGGGTGGCGTGACAAGGGGTTTTATCCGATTCTGAATGAGCGCACTCAAACTACAGATGCAGACCAAATGGGCTCGTTATTATTTCGTGTGCTTAATCAAAAAATGGCTAACCCTCTTCCTGATCACGGCGGCACGCCTCAGCCGCTCCCAGAGACATTTGATCTTAGCCTAGACCGAAGCCAGCAATGCCCAACTATCGAAGAGTTTGACCACTACGAGAAACAAAACCCACTTTGGGGTATGCCGTTTGGCCTTCCAGGCTTAAGCTCCGCTGAGTTTTCAACAGTAAGCCAGTGGCTTGCTGAAGGCGCAAAATTTGACCCAGTACCGCCCGTTTCAGAGCAGGCGCAAAAAGCGGTGACGGAATGGGAAGCCTTTCTCAACACGCCATCATTAAAGCAACAGCTTGCTTCACGCTATATTTACGAGCACCTTTTTCTTGGTAACCTCCGCTTCAATAGCAGCCCTGGTCGTGAGTTTTTCAAGCTAGTAAGGTCTTATACGCCTCCTGGAAAAAGTATTAATGAAATACCTACCGTTCGCCCTTATGACCACCCAGGTGTTGAGCAATTTTACTACCGCTTACGCCCCATCACGTCAACGATTGTGGATAAAACACACTTAGTCTACGAGCTTAGTGATGATCGTATGAAGCGCTTTAAAACGCTCTTTATCGAGCCAGAATATACGGTTGATTCACTGCCTTCTTACGACACCACACAAGCATCAAACCCGTTCATAACCTTTGCGGCTATTCCCGCAAGATCAAGATACATTTTTCTACTAGACGAAGCCCAGTATTTCATTAGCGGGTTTATTAAAGGGCCAGTTTGTCGCGGCCAAGTCGCTCTGAATGTGATTGATGACCAGTTCTGGGCACTATTTTTAGACCCTGATAAAAGCGCTATTAGCAAAGACACCGCCTTTATTGCGCAGCAAGCAAACAACCTTCGCCTTCCTGCTGCTAGTGAAGGCTCTTTACGCTTTTACGATATATGGATTAAGTATGCCGAGGGCCAAAAGACCTACCGTGAGGCTAAAGAGAAGTACTTAGACGCTCAATATACTAACGGTATAGAAAATAGCCTAGAGAGTATTTGGAGTGGCAGCAACAATAACTTGAAAGACGCCGATAATAACGCGTTGGCAAATGATAATGCCGCCCTCACTATATTCCGTCATTATGACAGCGCCACCGTCGTAAAAGGGCTAATTGGCAGTGAGCCCAAAACCGTTTGGGTGCTCGACTACCCTCTTTTTGAACGAATCCATTATTTGCTGGTCGCAGGCTTTAACGTGTATGGCAATGCCGGTCATCAGCTATCGACCCGTCGATATATGGATTATTTGAGAATGGAGTCTGAAAATAACTTTCTCGATTTTCTACCAATAGCACAACGAAAACCGATAAGAAATAGCTGGTATAAAGGCACTAAAATCAGAGTGAGAAACTACTTCGATAGACAATTCACAGGAACAGAACGAAAAACACGAGTAACGTATCGAACAGATAATAGTAAAACTGAATTGCTAGGTTATATGCAAGGCCACTTATCAAGTCTAGATCTATCTGACCCGATAAATCGTTGTGATACAAAGGCCTGTATACCTAACCATTTACCCGCTTTTGAAAAGCGCATTCTCCCAGAAATTCAGCGACTAGCGAGCATAACGGGAACTCAATTAAACCCGATCCCTGAGCTAGCCTATCTAAGAGTTGAGCCCTCTAATAAAGATGAATCAGCCGTTAGCTACTCGTTGATTCACAATCGTGCTCACTCTAATGTTTCATATTTACTAGACGAAGACGCTAGATTAGAACCCGAAAATGATACGCTGACGGTCACACCCTACTATGTCGGCAGTTACCCGAACTTCTATTACAATGTAAACGAAAGCCAATTAACTGATTTTGTAGACCAATTGGTCGCGATTCAAACACCTGAAGATGAAACAGCATTTGTTCAACGTTTTGGTATAAGAAGAACAGATCCACGGTTCTGGGCTATTAATGATTGGGTTAACGAAGACTATTTAAAGCAAGAACCCATTAGATCGGGGTGGTTTGACCTAAACCGGTATGAGAACAGATAG
- the phnP gene encoding phosphonate metabolism protein PhnP — translation MNLRFQGTGDARQVPVYGCDCKSCYLARVDKTKRRGPSGLLLETDSVTLLLDAGQTDLAERFPPDTLTGILLTHYHMDHVAGLFHLRWGVNTQIPVWGPNDENGCDDLFKHPGILDFKSPLEAFSMISFGRLNITPIPLNHSKPCLGFCVEHEGQKFAYLTDTVGLPDNSRDFLAEWNADTLIIDCSHPPQNYGSEVEKALNHNDWRMVELIISQLNPRHTWLTHISHEMDEWLLNNKLPFGVSVAYDDLTLEM, via the coding sequence ATGAACTTAAGATTTCAGGGTACGGGTGATGCTCGTCAGGTTCCCGTTTATGGCTGTGACTGTAAAAGCTGTTATTTAGCTAGAGTCGATAAGACTAAGCGACGCGGCCCTTCTGGCCTATTGCTTGAAACAGACAGTGTGACGTTATTATTAGATGCTGGGCAGACTGATTTGGCTGAGCGTTTCCCGCCTGATACGTTAACAGGTATTTTATTGACCCATTATCATATGGATCATGTTGCAGGGCTTTTTCACCTTCGGTGGGGGGTCAATACACAGATTCCTGTTTGGGGGCCTAATGATGAAAATGGCTGTGATGACCTTTTTAAACACCCTGGAATTCTTGATTTTAAGTCGCCCTTAGAAGCATTTAGCATGATTTCTTTTGGTCGACTTAATATTACTCCTATCCCACTTAACCATTCAAAACCTTGCCTAGGCTTCTGCGTGGAACATGAAGGTCAAAAATTTGCTTATCTGACAGATACCGTTGGTCTTCCAGACAACAGTCGAGATTTTTTAGCAGAGTGGAACGCAGATACTTTAATTATTGATTGCTCTCACCCGCCACAGAACTATGGTAGTGAGGTTGAAAAAGCGTTGAACCATAATGACTGGAGAATGGTTGAGTTGATTATTTCTCAGTTAAATCCTCGTCACACTTGGTTAACACATATCAGTCACGAAATGGATGAATGGTTGCTGAACAATAAACTGCCATTTGGTGTCTCCGTCGCTTATGATGATTTGACCCTTGAAATGTAA
- a CDS encoding ion transporter: protein MNYNAIQDAFFKLKSNRLFELFVIFIIIVSALEIGAKTYQLPDTAVTFTQFLDLFITLFFLVEITIRFIAEPEKKQFFKSGWNIFDTLVVVISLIPISDSEMALLARLVRVFRVLRMVSVIPELRILINSLIKALPQLGYVMLLMFIIFYIYAAIGSFLFNTINPVLWGNIAISMLTLFRVMTFEDWTDVQYETMEVYPYSWIFYLSFIFFTAFAFLNMVIGIVVNVMEEEHAKARAEEHEGEPTIVDLHSEIKELKQMIVELQKKQ, encoded by the coding sequence ATGAATTACAACGCTATACAAGACGCCTTTTTTAAACTTAAAAGTAATAGACTATTTGAATTATTCGTTATATTTATCATTATTGTCTCAGCGCTTGAGATCGGTGCTAAAACCTATCAGCTACCTGACACTGCTGTTACCTTTACCCAATTTTTAGACCTGTTCATCACGCTTTTCTTTTTGGTTGAGATCACCATTCGTTTTATTGCTGAACCTGAGAAGAAGCAGTTTTTTAAAAGTGGTTGGAATATCTTTGATACATTGGTGGTGGTGATCAGTTTAATCCCCATCAGTGATTCTGAAATGGCGCTGCTTGCACGTCTGGTTAGGGTGTTCCGTGTGTTGAGAATGGTTTCGGTCATTCCGGAACTGCGGATTCTGATCAACTCATTAATCAAAGCACTACCCCAGCTAGGGTATGTTATGTTGCTGATGTTTATCATTTTTTACATCTACGCAGCTATTGGTAGTTTCTTATTTAATACGATCAATCCTGTGTTGTGGGGCAATATCGCGATCTCAATGTTAACGCTGTTTAGGGTCATGACGTTTGAAGATTGGACTGATGTTCAATATGAAACCATGGAAGTTTATCCGTATAGCTGGATTTTCTATCTCTCTTTTATCTTCTTTACCGCCTTTGCTTTCTTAAATATGGTGATTGGCATAGTGGTCAATGTCATGGAAGAAGAGCATGCTAAAGCGCGAGCAGAAGAGCATGAAGGCGAGCCAACGATTGTTGACCTTCATAGTGAGATAAAAGAGCTAAAACAGATGATCGTGGAGCTGCAAAAGAAACAGTGA
- a CDS encoding esterase-like activity of phytase family protein, protein MRDLPLYQALALALSLATYSIEAKELIDTPSLVLEQYWTLSGVSNLQPSGLSFCGSHLVMISDRHSHTIFSVPLNNTKSAQHTAPDKSSTHAQIKTFRKISPFTDLPDNITWQVRLIDWALRWTSKRFDWEGIHCNIDGSLYLASESLTAIAKIDPTGHPSWITQSLTSRVQRLGFATTLNTGFEGITANSARILVALEREPRGLMSITKKTHPPSMNKLKLISHEEVVSPLNADFTGLWLETNAQGQPKIYTLERNYFRVCRRDYENWTVEVCWSYRATEQSPEFRFENDRYGLAEGIARSGEHIYIVLDNNGEPRQQSGDKSPLLFKFKRPDNW, encoded by the coding sequence ATGCGTGACCTACCCTTATATCAAGCACTCGCTCTGGCACTGTCTTTAGCAACCTATTCTATTGAGGCTAAAGAGCTGATCGACACACCTTCGTTGGTACTCGAACAATACTGGACGCTTTCGGGTGTCAGCAATCTTCAACCTTCAGGTCTCTCTTTTTGTGGTTCACACTTAGTGATGATCTCAGACCGCCATAGTCATACCATTTTTTCTGTTCCTCTAAACAACACAAAATCAGCACAACATACAGCACCTGATAAAAGCTCAACACACGCTCAGATAAAAACCTTTAGAAAAATCTCACCGTTTACTGATTTACCTGACAACATAACTTGGCAAGTGCGCCTAATTGACTGGGCTCTAAGATGGACCAGTAAGCGATTTGATTGGGAGGGCATTCACTGCAACATCGACGGTTCCCTCTATTTAGCTAGCGAATCTCTTACAGCAATAGCCAAAATAGATCCTACTGGCCACCCTAGCTGGATCACCCAGAGTCTAACGTCTAGGGTGCAAAGACTAGGCTTCGCAACCACATTAAACACAGGGTTTGAAGGCATTACCGCCAACTCAGCACGCATACTAGTAGCACTAGAACGAGAACCTAGGGGCTTAATGAGCATCACTAAAAAAACACATCCTCCATCGATGAATAAACTTAAGCTCATCAGCCATGAAGAGGTCGTTAGTCCCTTAAATGCGGACTTTACTGGATTATGGCTAGAAACAAATGCTCAGGGCCAACCCAAGATCTACACCCTAGAGCGGAATTACTTCAGGGTTTGCCGCCGCGACTATGAAAACTGGACTGTTGAAGTTTGCTGGAGCTACCGTGCGACTGAACAATCACCCGAATTTAGATTTGAGAATGACCGCTATGGGTTAGCAGAAGGGATTGCTCGATCAGGCGAGCATATTTACATTGTGTTGGATAATAACGGAGAACCCAGGCAACAATCAGGCGATAAAAGCCCATTATTATTTAAGTTCAAACGCCCAGATAACTGGTAA